The Chlorocebus sabaeus isolate Y175 chromosome 6, mChlSab1.0.hap1, whole genome shotgun sequence genome has a segment encoding these proteins:
- the IZUMO2 gene encoding izumo sperm-egg fusion protein 2: MLLALTLLLLSGLGAPGGWGCLQCDPSVPEALSHLRSTLIPSRFQLEQLQARARAVLMGMEGPFFQDYALNAFVGRVETNQLDLVASFVKNQTQHLMDNSLKDEPLLEELVTLRANVIKELKKVLISHQLKGWLKEEVWDCLHCQRIKPQCIHKKYCFVDRQPRVALQYQMDNKYLRNQALLGIFISVSLAVFMFMVIVVSWSFALWPRLEGSGVILRPWLTATSASQVQAILLPQPPE; the protein is encoded by the exons ATGCTTCTGGCCTTGACCCTTCTGCTGCTGTCGGGCTTGGGCGCCCCCGGAGGCTGGGGCTGCCTGCAGTGCGACCCCTCGGTGCCGGAGGCCCTGAGTCACCTGCGCTCCACCCTCATCCCCAGTCGCTTCCAGTTGGAGCAGCTGCAGGCCCGCGCCAGGGCCGTCTTGATGGGCATGGAGGGGCCTTTCTTCCAGGACTACGCGCTGAACGCGTTTGTGGGGAGAGTGG AGACAAATCAACTGGACCTTGTGGCGTCCTTTGTCAAGAACCAAACGCAGCACTTAATGGATAACTCTCTGAAAG ATGAGCCTTTGCTGGAAGAGCTGGTGACCCTCAGGGCGAATGTGATCAAGGAACTCAAGAAAGTTTTAATTTCACATCAATTAAAAG GCTGGCTAAAAGAAGAGGTGTGGGACTGTTTACATTGCCAGAGGATCAAACCCCAGTGTATCCACAAAAAGTACTGCTTTG TCGACCGGCAACCCCGCGTGGCCCTGCAGTACCAGATGGACAACAAATATCTGAGGAACCAGGCGCTGTTGGGCATCTTCATTTCTGTGTCTCTGGCTGTCTTTATGTTCATGGTCATCGTGGTCTCGT ggagttttgctctgtggcccaggctagagggcagtggcgtgatcttgcgaccttggctcactgcaacctccgcctcccaggttcaagcgattctcctgcctcagcctcctgagtag